Within Spinacia oleracea cultivar Varoflay chromosome 4, BTI_SOV_V1, whole genome shotgun sequence, the genomic segment ACATTTCAACCTAAAGGTGGGGAGTTCAATCCCACTAGGGGCACTTTGAGGAGGATTCCCTTAACATTCCCCCACATTTTCAAAGTATCTAGCCTGCTAACCCGGGCAGAGTTCCGATCCGGTAGGGCACTTCTCTTATcttccccaaaaaaaaaaaaaaaaaaaaaaaaacatacacgCCTCATTAATAACACAATGTACAATAGGCTTCTATCTTGTCTTATCAGTACTTGTATAGTATAAGCTTTCTCCTTGAGTATTTATATTACTCCATACAGTATATTTCCCTCCTCTTATAGAACCATGTATTTATGAAACATTATTCTAATGAAATACTACTTCGTATAATATATCTGTCTCATCTGCGCCGAAAAAAGAGTACGAAAAGTATAGAAAACTTAAAACCATTCCAAGCGCCGAAAAAAGAGTACGAAAAGTATAGAAAACTAAAAACCATTGCAAACAGTAGCAGCAATCTTACATTTTTCTAGCAGCAATGTTAAAatgttaatctagaaaaatctaaatCTAGAATGTACTATACAAAAATCTAGTAGTAAAGTGGGTAGAAAAATCTAGCTAAAATAATGTCTCGAATTTATTTAAGAAATATCTAGttaagaaaaatctagataaatAACAAGTGTGGAAAAATCTAGAAACTAGTTactaccgctataaatatgttAGATGTGCATGAGTTGAGAGGTGGGTTAATCAAGAGAGCTCCCACAAAATATGAGGGTAGAAATATTTGTTCTACCAAAGCAAATATGTACAATTCTTATTAATGTAATCAATGATCACAATGCAATTTTGTTATATTAATTAACTTCCGCCtgcgtcctcaaatttctatcaagGTAAAAGCTAATAGATATAAACAATAGTTTTGATTGTGAATGAAGTGAACCTTCTGATGCAAACAGGAGCAGCAATCTTACATTGATCCTGCGCTGCTTCTTTGTATTTTCCAAAATAGTTGTCAGTTGATGGATTTTCTTAACCTTCTCCTTGTGCAGAATAAGAGTAAATTAATATCAGTAATATACAAAAAGTCAACAAGCAAATTACGGAGTAGTGAAATGCAAAGCAGATAACCTTTGACAACCCTTAAAACTCAAAATAGCAAGTAATACACAGGTCACAGATAAATTTCATTTGGGCTTGGTAAGCATAAATTGATCAGGAAAGAATACATTGGGTTGGAATTGCTCCATAACTTATAACAAATGCAAAAGCATGATATACCTTTGAAAATTTGTGAAACAAAAAATAGCACTAGTACACAGTGACACATGCATGTTATAGCCTAGCAATAATTTGTCTGTCTAATCTAGCTTGTTCCATCAACTTTTTAATGAAAGTGATATATACCAAGTATAAGGTTTCGTAAACATCTTTCTAAGACTGGCATAGTTATGTAACAGGCAACATGTATATGCAtatagaagaaagaaagaatctACTAACACTGCAAGAGTGGAGCACTGGAACTTTATAGCCATTTTTCACGCCAAATTATACACCCTCTgccaaaaattaaaaatcaacaatATAGTTAACCAAAACCATCCTTTAATTATATCATGGGATATTAGTATGCTCCATTTTAATTCCGGAACCCCTAGACTAGAAGTGCTATTCATGGTGTGCATTCTTCTACCTATCCATGTCTTGACTAGCAAGCTAAATGCGACGTGAGTTTTTATCCAGCCTTCTTGCAGGAGTTTGAATGATACACTAATGAAAGTTTGATCTCAACTTCCATATTTGTGACTGCAGAGCCAAATCATAACCAAGGAAACTTTCAAATTTAAGCTCCATACATGTGGATTATCATCACAAAGTGCTCGATTAAACAAGCTGTCACTTGAGGCTACTGAGTAGTACAGTCTATTACTATTATTTGCAGACATATTAGATAGTAGCACTGAGTATTGCTCACCTTCAACATCAACAATCAGGGTATTCATCCAGCCAAATTGACTCCAGCAACATGGTTGGAAAAACTTTTGAAAACTGAGTCATGACTACTCACAGAGTCCCAATGATGAAAGCATTGCTAGGAAAACTAAGAACTTATTAGTGATGAAATCCCAGCAGGAGTATTGCAAAAACCATGTTGTTAGTCACCTAATGCTGTTAATCATTTCTACGGATCGGAAAATGTAAGATTTGGCAGAAATTACCTTTACGTGGAAAATCCATTCCTATAATCCAACGCTGTAACTGCTCCACAGCTACAGTCTCCTCATCAGTCGGGTGCCCGACTCAACCGCTCATACACACAAATTACACCAGAAAGGCAGAAAAGTTTATCTGAACAAGCATACATACCGGCTGAAATTGATCAATGGAAGACAATGCCTAGTAACTGAACAGAAAAGTGAGTTGTATTCTAAGTTTTAACCTGAAGGTTGGGGGCTCTCACGATCTCACTATGGATACTGAAACTGACAATGCCAGCATGATCAGGAAGAAAGAAAATGACCATCACAACTAGGTCAGCAACCATGACCTCTCTACCTTgagatttaaaataaataaataaagatcaCAAAATGTTGTATCAGACTAAATTTATTACACTACGTATCAGTACATGCTATGGTTACTTAAATTCAAATGGCAAGTTGTTGATTtgaaagaaaaacaaagcctGGATAGACTTTATAAAGCTCGGAAATAAATTAAAGTGCAAACAAATTGTATCTTGAGCCTCTTGAGTCTTGACAAAGTTTCTCATATAGGGATGACTACAATACTGAAATAGATAGGCAATGAATCCCCCCAAGAATTTATATCTTCCAATGGACACGAACTAGAAAAACTAACacatgctaacttaaagttcttgTAGAAAGAGAGATGCAAACTAGAAATCAAAAGCAATATAACATTATgattaaaaaaatgaaaaatcaaaatggaaatggaaatggaaatggaaaggATGGATGGATAGGACTTAGGAGTGCAGCTGCTCAAATCAATGTGGGGAAATAATCTACTTCATAACAGACTGTTTCAAAATAGGGAAGAACTTAAAAGCTTATGGAACAAATGACAACACCTCAATGTAATAACTCACCGTTGAACGATCAATATGGAACAAATGACGGACACATCAATGTAATAACTCAGCGTTGAACGATCAATATGGAACAAATGACGGACACCTCAATGTAATAACTCACCTTATATCAACGTGGGGGATGTGTTGAATCTTGGGCCAGTCCTCCCCATTGGGTTCTTTGCATCTTTCTTCTAGCTCTGTACAGCTTTTGATCACAAGTTGCTGAAGGGAGGCGAGGTTCCGCATTGAATCTGGAAGTGATTTAATGGCACTGCATTTTTCAATGGACAGGGACTGAAGAGATGATAAGCAGCTTATCCATTCAGGCAGGTTTGTGACATTCCAacaagaaccaaggctgaggcTTTGAAGGGAGGTCAAGTACTGTATTCCCTTGGGAAGATTCATCATATCAGTATAACTAAATTGCAGGTTACGGAGACTCTGATGAAGGGATTTCCAAGGCATGTCGTTGTCATTGACACCGTCTTCACAGAAACTCAATTGATTATTGGAGTCTAAGTCTAAGGACTCCAATGAAGTGAGAAGCTCCAACCCTCCTCCTTCTCCAGAAAGTCTCCTCAAATTTGAGCAACACCGGATTTCAAGGCTTCGTAGGGAAGAAGCGCACCTCTGAAACTCTTCCCCAAATTCCGATAAATTCTCCACCTTCCCATTGTATTGTATACAAAGGAAAGTAAGACAAAGTGAGTGTATTGACTTAAGACAGCTCACGTCATCTATTTTCACCCTCCTCTGACACCATCTTGTGAATATCCAGCACAGTCAACTCGTAATGTTTTGTTGTTCCAACTAAAATCCATTTCTTCAAGGCTTGGACAAGAAGGAAATGATGACAGGTTATGACAATAGTGGATTTCCAATTTCGAGAGACGTGGAAAAATCAATCCCCTTCTCAAGATATGATCATCATTATCCTCAACCAACTCCTCCACCCTCCACCATCCTTTCAAGCTTTTGAGAGTGTGAATACACAGATGTTCAAGGGAGGGGAAGAATGTTGACAACTCTTCTCTGTCATTGTTGATGCTGCTTCTGTTCTCCAGGTACTCCAGCTTATATAATGATCCAAATTGCAGTAATTTCAGATAAGGCAATTTGCTCATTGATGGTACATGCTCCAAGTTAGGACAATAGAGAAGATCAATCTTGACAAGATTTGGGAAAGAGATGGACCAATTACCCTCTGCTCTTCCCCACCTTGGAATTTTCCTACCATTGTAAGAATTCAAGATCAAACCCTTGAGATTTGAATGTGGCTCTAGCTTTTCCAACACCTCAAAGTCGTCTAAAGATCTAACACCATTAACACCTCTATCAAATTGGATGTTTACCTCAGTGAGATGCTTCTTGTTCTTCAAATATTCTCCTCCTTTGTCATTCATGACTTCGCTGTAATTTATACCGATGTTAATCTGAATGCCACCTTTTAAAAGAGATAGAGCTTCTAGGTCTTTGAGCTCTCCACTATATTGTTGCTTACTTGAAACTATCTTACCCTTACCCACCACAAACAATGGTAGCACACTAAGACTAGTCAACTTTTCCATGCCTGAAGGCATACTACTTAACTGAAGACAATATGATATATCAAAGTGCCTAAGTTTTACTAGTTTGCTAAAATCTTTTGGCAAATCCCTAAATTTATCGCAATTACTTAAAATTAAAGTCTGCAGATTATGTAGTTTAGTAATAGAATCAGAGATTGCCTccaattttatattattatacaaGTTTAGATATCTTAAATGCAGAAGCCTACATATTGAATCAACCAAACTTGTAATATCTGCTGAACTTAAATCCAACATCCTTAGGCACATCCAGCTGTTTATTTGTTTATCCACCACAATTTCTTGAACAGGCCCAAAGATAAACGAACGAATCTTACTCGTAAACAAGGAACTTTGTGGACAACTACCACCAACATAATACACATGACGAACTTTATCTCCCAATTTGGTTGTATTAGGCGTCACTACACCAATTCCTCTCTCCCTATTTCTTGAGCAACATCGTGCATCAAGTCATGGATTTTCACTGATTCGATATTACCATAAGCATCTTTCCTTATATCTTGAAAGAAACATCTGCGTACTAAAATCAGAAAATGTTCCTCTCCAGCTTCTTCTATGCTTTGACCTCTTTCCAATGGCACAATATATTCTTGTGCCATCCAAAGGCTAACCAAATCCTGCCTCATTATtttaacacaaattcttatttataaagggtgtacaatatttattgtataccGTAATAAAAGTTAacccaaaatgtttaaaagttaagcttatataggtaaaagttatctattttttagtgataatttttttcattttagtaaaacttatttcttcaaaatcaataataatgtataaaattaatcatttaccctttaaaataggttaaagttataaaaaaatgggtaaaagttatattggtgtacaataaatttattgtacaccttgtgcgcgcaagaccttttgttattTTAAAATCCTTAGGAAACACCGCACCATAGCTAAAGCAATTCTTCAAAGAGGGTCTAAGATTGTGATAACTAAGTTTTAATATAGATATGATTCTATTATCACCTTCTCCAATTTCAGCCAATCCACTCTCCTCAAATAACTGCCACTTATTTATAAGTTGGCCAAAGAGAAGACTTCCTATCACCTTTATGGCCAGAGGGATGTTACAACATTTATCAACAATTTTTTTCCCAATCTCAACTAGTTGAAGATGGTTTACATATTCTTGTTCTTTATCAAACGCTACAGATTCAAACAAGAGCCATGAATTTTCTCGAGATAAACCTTCTAACTTATAGGTATGCTTTTCTCCGACAATTTTTGCTGTCATTTCAGAACGTGTGGTTACTAAAATTCTACTTCCCCCATGACCTAACTTCAAAAATGTTCTCAAATTCTGCCATTCCTCGCGGTCTTCATTCCATAcatcatcaagaacaagtatttttTTCCTCCTAAATTTTGTTTAAAGTGCGTTTGCACCATTTCCAAGGAGGATGTATTATCAGGCTTAAcagaaactaattctagaatctTACAGAGGATCGCTCTAACATCAAATCGCTCCCCATCTTGATCAGAAACACAAACCCACAACCTTAATTCTTCTGGAAACTCATTTTGAACCTTTTTACTGTTGTACACAAGTTGGGCTAGAGCAGTTTTTCCCAACCCTCCCACTCCCACAATAGACACGAAACAAATATCTTCATGAACACTTTTTGGACCGGAGGGCGAGCGACTGGAGTTCTTTTCTTTGACGCCTTCCATTCAAAAGGGTCTTTTGAATTAGCAGAAGAATTGACAGTGGGAACCTGAGTTCTGTGCTTTGGCTTAGCATGAATCATATATGCTTTCTGGGCTGTGAATTCATTTTGAGCCTCAGCAGCAGAAGGTTCCCCTGCCCTATTCTTCTCAGAAACAGGAGCTTTTTCTAATATAATTTTGACAATTTTAGGAGGAGCTGAGAGGAGAGGGCATGCCTCTATTGAGTGGTTATCATCACCACAAAAGGCACAACCCTCTGAGAAATCTTCATACCAAATGAGGTACCTGAATACTTGTCCACCAAACCTCATAATCTGAGCATTAGTTTTCAGAGGCTTGGATATGTCAACAGTAATACAAGCTCTTACAAAACGAATTTTGTTACGCAATAGGGAGCATTGATCAAGCCTTACCAGGGTGCCAACTTTATTTCTTGCCAGTAAATTGGCAATGGACTCAAAGTTGATCAGCTCCGACGGGAACCTCGGGATGCGAATCCATAGGTCGACCATCTTAATCTCCTCCTCATAAGGGTCAAAAATGGGCCTCCAAGGTTGGAGGACCAATATCTCTCCTTGGACAtgccatggcctttcattccaAACAAGCTGCATATCATTGTGGTTAGAAAATCTCAAGAGGAGCCAGTGATTCCCCATTTCTAGGTACTCCACATCTCCTCTTATCATCCTCCAGTCTGCCTTAGTCCTTGACATGATCGTCCTTAAGTCTAGAGGATCACCTAGGACTTTGGCAAAAAGGCAAGACTTAGAGAGTTCCTCAGTGTCCTGTTGGACTTGAGGGAGCTCATCTAAGCTAAGTTCATTTTCCATAGGGGGGTTACTAGGGGAAGCATGCTTAGGAGGGGAAATGGGAGATTGAGGGATCTCAACAGGCTTAGCAGAAGAAACCTCCTCATTCCTAATATTAGAATTAGGAGGAGAGCTTCCTATCTTAGCTTGCTCAGAAAGGATAACATTTTTGAAAGACTTTTCTGCCATAACTAAAGTTAAAGCTGGAAATAAGCTCAACTTACAGAAATTTAAGAGAGGTAAGGTAAAGGATGGGTGTTGATGACATACCTGAGTATCCCTTTTATAGGGGAGTATTGGAACCATTGGACTGAGTAAGCTTACCACCCTTTTGAAATTATGAGTGTAATCTTGTACAATCACCTTCTCTGTTGTCCTTTGTTGCGTGAGCAAGGTTCTACTCTTGATAAACCCAATTTCCAAGATAACTTTGTCACAGTAAGGAAACAGACCCAACTTCGGAAGCAAACTAGTAGGTGAACAGATGATTATAGTCCTTTTTTGTAGGTCTTGGAGCCATAAGACAAGAGGGACGGTATGGAGGGAGGTCAGATCTGAGAGGTAGGGAGGTGGAGTGGTGGGTAATTTGAGGAGGAGGAGACTCAATAACTTTTGGATTTTTATGAGTGGTAATAGACTAATGGAATCGAGATTTTGCCTAATTTTAGGCTTATGATAAAAGAAAGACACAATCTCTGAAGATCTCACCTTACTTTTGCGGTGGATCGGCGATTTGACAATTAGAAACTTAGCTCCATGTCTGCTATTTTTGCCCGTGAACCATTGCATATATACAAGATTTCCTTTTTTGTGATGGGATCCATCATATCGTGCTTTAAAGGGTGAGATATTTGTCTCATTTTGGGTATTTGAAGGAATTAACGCATTCTTTGAAGTGGAAATGACAATGGAGATTATTACTAGTGCGGCGGAGAAACAGATAAATTGGACTAGGTTATCTGGTTGTCTattgttttcttttctctttctctctcatctttttTATCCCAAAGTGGAAGGCGAATTCTCTTTCCCAAGCGGGGAGAACGGTCCTTATTCAAGCCAACTTAGCCTCTAAAGCTAACTACCAAATGCAGAGTTTCACTCTTCCTAGTACGATTAACTCAAAGCTTGACAAAGTGTATAAACAATTTTTCTAGAACAAAGACCCTACGTCTAAATCCCCAAATCTAATAAGTTGGGATAGGATTTGCAAACCTAAATGTCTTGGTGGTTTAGGCTTTAGAAAGGCCGAAGTTAATAACAAAGCTATGCAATTAAAACTCCTATGGAGAGTTCTCTCTTGTCCGTCAAACTTGTGGGTTCAACTAGTTAAAAGAAAATACCTCAAGAACGTGCCCTTAAATGAGTATATGCCCTCCTCAAATTGTTCGTGGCAGTGGCGTAATCTCATGAAACTTAAACCTTTGCTTTTAAAAGGCATTCGTTGGCAAGTTGGGGATGGTAAAGCTATCGATTTTTGGAAAGATAATTGGGCTTTTCCTTCTCCTCTTGCCAATCTGGTCAGTAACTACTCCTCCAGTAATAACCAAAAGGTGGCAGATTTTATTTCAGTAGAAAAACAATGGGACAAAGAAAAACTTAATCAAAGTTTACCTCAACCCTTAGTAGAAAAAATAATCTCTATCCCAATTCCTACTAATATAATTGCGGATAAAAGATTTTGGGGGCCAGACTCTAGTGGTTCTTTCTCCACGAAGACAGCGGCTTGTCTGGTTCAAGGCATAGATTTAACTCCGGAAACTAAAGTATGTTTTAGTTGGATTTGGAAACTCAATGTAGTGCCAAAAATTAAGAACTTTCTTTGGAAGATCTGTAATGATGCTCTCCCTTCTAAAGAGAGACTATTTCGGAGTCATGTAACAGTCCCTCTCCAATGTCAATTTTGCTCTCACCACA encodes:
- the LOC110786636 gene encoding putative disease resistance protein RGA4 isoform X1, with protein sequence MPWKSLHQSLRNLQFSYTDMMNLPKGIQYLTSLQSLSLGSCWNVTNLPEWISCLSSLQSLSIEKCSAIKSLPDSMRNLASLQQLVIKSCTELEERCKEPNGEDWPKIQHIPHVDIREVMVADLVVMVIFFLPDHAGIVSFSIHSEIVRAPNLQINFSAFLV